The Drosophila biarmipes strain raj3 chromosome 2L, RU_DBia_V1.1, whole genome shotgun sequence genome has a window encoding:
- the LOC108029060 gene encoding equilibrative nucleoside transporter 3, translating to MPESSETRPLVAAQDEDDEILGSEGSFVPAFRPQDHQAYNLADERCLLERQQDEVVLVSNEPTGGRLFTYFVFYLLGIGTMTPWNFFVTAEDYWKYKFRNASINATDLDEELTPLQKSFTCDLALTATISGTTFLLLNAIYGHHVSLRTKMLGTLWVILVLFGVTTGFVEVNTDTWQEQFFLITLIIVVLLNVSAATMSGALYGVAGLFPSEFITAVVSGQALGGILTALAFILVLAFDTGPNTTAFIFFIVGGVLILLCIVCYVILARQPFFRYYLEGGDKYKVIRAVPSHSRNEGAEGLPLEPILRQVMSKIYLHASCLALLYTTTLSVYPAVTVLMQSEHEHSEWTDVYYLPVVNYLIFNCGDYFGRLFAGWLERPTNQNTSLLFIVVRMAFVPFFLCSNSSEHNFLPVLVKHDYSFIAMMVMFALSNGYFTNILLIMAPKSVKQHEKELASSIMAAALSCGMAVGSLLSLVFVQML from the exons ATGCCGGAAAGCAGTGAGACGCGGCCACTGGTCGCCGCCCAGGACGAGGATGACGAGATCCTGGGCTCGGAGGGCAGCTTCGTTCCCGCCTTTCGGCCGCAGGACCACCAGGCGTACAACCTGGCGGATGAGCGATGCCTCCTGGAGCGCCAGCAGGACGAGGTGGTCCTGGTGTCTAATGAGCCTACCGGCGGCCGCCTCTTCACCTACTTCGTGTTCTACCTGCTGGGCATTGGCACCATGACCCCGTGGAACTTCTTTGTGACCGCCGAAGAT TACTGGAAGTACAAGTTTCGAAATGCATCGATTAACGCCACCGATCTGGACGAGGAGCTCACTCCGCTGCAGAAAAGTTTCACCTGCGACTTGGCTTTGACTGCCACTATCTCGGGAACTACCTTCCTGCTGCTAAATGCCATCTACGGGCACCATGTTTCGCTGCGCACCAAGATGCTGGGCACGCTGTGGGTGATCCTCGTATTGTTTGGGGTCACCACTGGCTTCGTGGAGGTCAACACAGACACCTGGCAGGAGCAATTCTTCCTGATCACGCTCATCATTGTGGTGCTACTAAATG TATCTGCTGCTACCATGTCTGGAGCCCTTTACGGAGTCGCTGGACTGTTTCCCTCCGAATTCATCACCGCCGTGGTCAGCGGGCAGGCCTTGGGAGGTATTCTCACTGCCTTGGCCTTCATTCTTGTGCTTGCTTTTGACACGGGCCCGAACACCACCGCATTCATCTTCTTCATCGTGGGCGGAGTGCTCATCCTGCTGTGCATTGTGTGCTACGTGATCCTGGCGAGACAGCCCTTCTTCAGGTATTACCTCGAGGGTGGCGACAAGTACAAGGTCATCCGGGCAGTGCCTTCGCACAGCCGCAATGAAGGAGCCGAGGGCTTGCCGCTTGAGCCAATTCTGCGGCAGGTCATGTCGAAGATATATTTGCACGCCAGTTGCCTAGCGCTTCTCTACacgaccacactgtctgtctATCCGGCGGTTACAGTGCTAATGCAGTCTGAGCATGAACACAGCGAGTGGACAG ATGTCTACTATCTGCCCGTGGTAAATTATCTGATCTTCAACTGTGGTGACTACTTTGGGCGTCTGTTTGCTGGCTGGCTGGAAAGACCCACCAACCAAAACACATCGCTGTTGTTTATCGTAGTGCGCATGGCGTTCGTCCCGTTCTTCCTGTGCTCCAACTCCAGCGAGCACAACTTTCTGCCCGTTTTGGTAAAACACGACTACTCGTTCATTGCGATGATGGTCATGTTCGCCTTGTCCAATGGCTACTTCACAAACATACTACTCATAATGGCGCCAAAAAGTGTGAAGCAGCACGAAAAGGAGCTGGCTTCCTCAATCATGGCGGCCGCCTTGAGCTGCGGCATGGCTGTGGGATCGCTGCTCAGCCTGGTATTTGTTCAGATGCTTTGA